A region from the Spirochaeta thermophila DSM 6192 genome encodes:
- the mutL gene encoding DNA mismatch repair endonuclease MutL, with translation MNDRTSAASPRINLLEEAVFRKIAAGEVIDKPAAVVRELLDNALDAAASEITVEIAQGGMERILVLDNGEGMVPEDVRRCYLPHATSKIRSEQDLLAVTTLGFRGEALGSIAAVATTRIASRARGTPSGYFVLVDRGRLVEEGETHLPEGTRVEVQRLFSSFPARKRFLKNPSTEGLLCRRMVVEKALPFPRVAFRFVKDGGMEFYLPPQDLLARVCAALPDLFKPSASEYFEVEQDGVRMEGVLLSPAFPQRDRRHIRIYLNRRLVQEFSLAQAVAYGYRGVLPGGQYPAAVIFITLPPERVDFNVHPAKREAKIRGLSSLHALLARAVEQALKDWIGVRRIAPTPGRPETVGETERVYHPYPDPSRSGTGELFTGPAHTFTLPADSGPPPSPRTGEGFTYLGQAFGVFLVVEREGTLLLVDQHAAHERILYNRLRSHPSSQELLFPYAFPVDADEAARLEEAREETAALGIRFVLEEGRCTLTHLPAPLSDAPHVVAQWLKGERLEDPERDAYATLACRGAIKEGEVVDRLTALDLLSQTFSLEEPFCPHGRPLWVEITREELFRRIRRIV, from the coding sequence ATGAACGACCGCACATCCGCCGCCTCCCCCAGGATCAACCTCCTGGAGGAGGCGGTTTTTCGCAAGATCGCCGCAGGCGAGGTGATAGACAAACCTGCGGCCGTGGTGCGGGAACTCCTCGACAACGCCCTCGATGCCGCCGCCTCGGAGATCACCGTGGAGATCGCCCAGGGAGGGATGGAGCGTATCCTCGTGCTGGACAATGGGGAGGGCATGGTCCCCGAGGACGTGCGACGCTGCTACCTCCCCCATGCCACATCCAAGATACGCTCCGAGCAGGACCTCCTCGCGGTCACCACCCTGGGCTTCAGGGGCGAGGCCCTGGGGAGCATCGCGGCCGTGGCCACGACCCGGATCGCCAGCCGCGCACGCGGCACTCCGAGCGGATACTTCGTGCTCGTCGACCGCGGAAGGCTCGTGGAGGAGGGCGAGACCCATCTCCCGGAGGGCACGCGGGTGGAGGTGCAGCGACTCTTCTCCTCCTTTCCGGCCCGGAAACGGTTCCTCAAGAACCCGTCGACCGAGGGGCTCCTCTGCAGGCGCATGGTGGTAGAGAAGGCCCTCCCCTTCCCCCGCGTGGCCTTCCGGTTCGTGAAGGACGGAGGGATGGAGTTCTATCTTCCGCCTCAGGACCTCCTCGCCAGGGTGTGCGCCGCCCTCCCCGACCTGTTCAAGCCTTCGGCGTCGGAATACTTCGAGGTCGAACAGGATGGGGTCCGGATGGAGGGAGTCCTCCTTTCCCCGGCATTTCCCCAACGCGACAGGAGACACATCCGCATCTACCTCAACAGACGCCTCGTCCAGGAGTTCAGCCTGGCCCAGGCCGTGGCGTACGGCTACCGGGGGGTGCTTCCCGGAGGCCAATACCCCGCCGCGGTGATCTTCATCACCCTTCCTCCGGAACGGGTGGACTTCAACGTGCACCCCGCCAAGCGGGAGGCGAAGATACGAGGCCTCTCCTCCCTCCACGCCCTGCTCGCCCGGGCCGTGGAACAGGCCCTCAAGGACTGGATCGGTGTCCGGAGGATCGCCCCCACCCCGGGGAGGCCGGAGACGGTGGGGGAGACCGAGCGGGTCTACCACCCGTACCCCGATCCCTCCCGGTCGGGAACGGGCGAGCTCTTCACCGGACCTGCCCACACCTTCACCCTTCCCGCCGACTCGGGACCTCCCCCCTCCCCCCGCACCGGCGAGGGCTTCACCTACCTGGGACAGGCCTTCGGCGTGTTCCTCGTGGTGGAACGGGAGGGCACACTCCTCCTCGTGGACCAGCACGCGGCCCATGAGCGGATCCTCTACAACCGGCTCAGATCGCACCCCTCTTCGCAGGAACTGCTCTTCCCCTACGCCTTTCCGGTGGACGCAGACGAAGCAGCCCGGCTCGAAGAGGCGAGGGAGGAGACCGCGGCCCTGGGGATACGGTTCGTGCTGGAAGAGGGGAGATGCACGCTCACCCACCTCCCCGCACCCTTGAGCGACGCCCCGCACGTGGTGGCCCAGTGGCTCAAGGGGGAGCGGCTGGAGGACCCGGAGAGAGACGCATACGCCACCCTGGCCTGCAGGGGGGCGATCAAGGAGGGGGAGGTGGTCGACAGACTCACCGCCCTCGACCTGCTCTCACAGACATTCTCCCTGGAGGAACCGTTCTGTCCCCACGGCAGACCCCTCTGGGTGGAGATCACCCGCGAGGAACTCTTCCGGAGGATACGACGGATCGTCTGA
- a CDS encoding FecR family protein encodes MRRTIIMVSALLLFLGALTAQEQPMAVLEYFDDPSEIEVIDSQGFQVEGVYFGMEIAEGETITTYNSSAELRLSPNGTIIKLAPDTTFKVEQIQKTEEQENRFALVAGKLRAVAAKVPRTRYTITTPTAVCGVRGTDFGILVVPGQEETLFVREGLVAFSRGTEEVMVGAGQMIDALAEVFQPVVIPPETLQDLYEGLEFQVLDPQEVPGQVEEPLETAEMPPAEESPTPQPEPAPSQEESAFMAWLREALGLELGSVTINGQTYSKAVLQPTFAVGKFRASLYLPIIYTRDLFDPSDWYRPKGNDEWSFGTDYDWGEDPVGGVSDFFRDLALKIRYIEYGELRDPFFFKVGNIRGVTTGHGTIMRNYANDTDFPSVRRVGLNMGIDGEKGGTELVVNDLAEPEIMGTRLYTRPLAPSSRLAFGLTALADIDPAGDIPEDSPNPFDTLARQADPVFLNLGLDLDIPLYEGEQLSFILFADLAGMLPYLRHAAEDPWVGSVDSGFQWDALLYVDESERKAELRNYGVSTGLFGTIVVVDYRLEYRFFQGTFRPGFYGPDYDRMRGQYASALMAYLTDKDNPAFHTTTMGIYGEAGFSIVDKVSFQAGYFWPWDLTSSGEITFSDNDFLTMRLAAEKGFIPAGRLKDVSASFLYQRSFFIPTILGREGFEKASLFDANTVFQGEIVWGVAPTLDIAMLVTTNVIYNDDGTVAYDEDGSPKWAPSVTIESRVHF; translated from the coding sequence ATGAGACGTACCATCATCATGGTGAGCGCCCTTCTCCTCTTCCTGGGGGCCCTCACGGCCCAGGAGCAGCCCATGGCGGTGCTCGAGTACTTCGACGACCCCTCGGAGATCGAGGTGATCGACAGTCAGGGGTTCCAGGTGGAGGGCGTGTACTTCGGCATGGAGATCGCGGAAGGTGAGACCATCACCACCTACAACAGCTCGGCGGAGCTCAGGCTCTCCCCCAACGGCACGATCATCAAGCTGGCTCCCGACACCACCTTCAAGGTGGAGCAGATCCAGAAGACCGAGGAGCAGGAGAACCGGTTCGCCCTCGTGGCCGGAAAGCTCAGGGCGGTGGCCGCCAAGGTCCCCAGGACCAGATACACCATCACCACCCCCACCGCGGTCTGCGGCGTGCGGGGAACCGACTTCGGCATCCTCGTGGTGCCCGGACAGGAGGAGACGCTCTTCGTGAGGGAAGGGCTCGTGGCCTTCAGCCGGGGCACCGAGGAGGTGATGGTGGGAGCGGGGCAGATGATCGACGCCCTCGCCGAGGTCTTCCAGCCGGTCGTCATCCCTCCCGAGACCCTCCAGGACCTCTATGAAGGCCTCGAATTCCAGGTCCTCGACCCACAGGAGGTGCCGGGACAGGTGGAAGAGCCTCTCGAAACGGCCGAGATGCCTCCGGCCGAGGAGTCTCCCACGCCTCAGCCGGAACCGGCCCCTTCCCAGGAGGAGAGCGCCTTCATGGCATGGCTGAGGGAGGCACTGGGCCTCGAGCTCGGGTCGGTGACCATCAACGGACAGACCTACTCCAAGGCCGTGCTCCAGCCCACATTCGCGGTGGGCAAGTTCAGGGCGAGCCTGTACCTTCCCATCATCTACACCAGGGACCTCTTCGACCCCTCCGACTGGTACAGGCCGAAGGGGAACGACGAGTGGTCCTTCGGCACCGACTACGACTGGGGGGAGGACCCAGTGGGAGGTGTGAGCGACTTCTTCCGCGACCTCGCCTTGAAGATCCGCTACATCGAGTACGGTGAATTGCGCGACCCGTTCTTCTTCAAGGTCGGCAACATCCGAGGAGTCACCACCGGCCACGGGACCATCATGCGGAACTACGCGAACGACACCGACTTCCCCTCCGTGAGGAGAGTCGGGCTCAACATGGGCATCGACGGCGAGAAGGGCGGCACGGAGCTCGTGGTCAACGACCTGGCCGAACCCGAGATCATGGGGACACGCCTCTACACACGTCCCCTCGCCCCCTCGAGCAGGCTGGCCTTCGGCCTCACCGCCCTCGCCGACATCGATCCTGCAGGCGACATCCCGGAGGACAGCCCCAATCCCTTCGACACCCTCGCGCGCCAGGCTGACCCCGTCTTCCTCAACCTGGGACTCGACCTCGACATCCCCCTCTACGAGGGCGAGCAGCTCAGCTTCATCCTCTTCGCCGACCTCGCCGGCATGCTCCCCTACCTGCGACACGCGGCGGAAGATCCCTGGGTGGGCTCGGTCGATTCGGGCTTCCAGTGGGACGCCCTGCTGTACGTGGACGAGTCGGAGCGAAAGGCAGAGCTGCGGAACTACGGGGTGAGCACGGGACTCTTCGGCACCATCGTGGTGGTGGACTACAGACTCGAGTACCGCTTCTTCCAGGGGACCTTCAGGCCGGGCTTCTACGGCCCGGACTACGACAGGATGCGGGGCCAGTACGCGAGCGCCCTCATGGCCTATCTCACGGACAAGGACAACCCTGCGTTCCACACCACCACCATGGGGATCTACGGAGAGGCGGGCTTCTCCATCGTCGACAAGGTCTCCTTCCAGGCAGGCTACTTCTGGCCCTGGGACCTCACGTCTTCGGGCGAGATCACCTTCTCCGACAACGACTTCCTCACCATGAGACTCGCGGCCGAGAAGGGCTTCATCCCGGCGGGAAGGCTCAAGGACGTCTCGGCCTCGTTCCTCTACCAGCGATCCTTCTTCATCCCCACCATCCTCGGGCGTGAAGGCTTCGAGAAGGCCTCCCTCTTCGATGCGAACACCGTGTTCCAGGGCGAGATCGTCTGGGGTGTGGCACCCACGCTCGACATCGCCATGCTGGTGACCACGAACGTGATCTACAACGACGACGGCACCGTCGCCTACGACGAGGACGGGAGCCCGAAGTGGGCGCCGTCCGTCACCATTGAAAGCAGGGTGCACTTCTAG